A stretch of Acidobacteriota bacterium DNA encodes these proteins:
- the clpB gene encoding ATP-dependent chaperone ClpB, which translates to MRVDRLTLKVQEALQESQEIAGQYDHPEIKPEHLTLALLRQPEGIANAILKKLETDRKLILAELESSLQREPRAIGEGLSQPGISSSLQKALNRSYKIAEDFKDDYVSAEHVLLAIVEEQRGKASEIFRRCGVTYDRILQALKSVRGSQRVTDQSPESRYQALERFSKNLTDLARKGKLDPVIGRDDEIRRVIQVLSRRTKNNPVLIGEPGVGKTAIVEGLARRIANGDVPDGLKNKKVIALDIGALVAGTKYRGEFEDRLKAFLKEIEEASGEIILFIDELHTLVGAGAAEGAVDASNMLKPALARGELRCVGATTLNEYKKHIEKDAALERRFQPVLVKEPTAEDTITILRGLKERYEVHHGVRIQDGAIVAAVLLSNRYISDRFLPDKAIDLIDEAASRLRIEIDSMPTEIDEIQRKITQLEIEYEALKKEEDEISKERMKKISFEISKLKEDLNGMKLHWNAEKDKISKIRRIKEEIENVKIEAEKAEREGDLGRTAELRYGRLLELGKKLEEENSSLAQLQREQKMLKEEVDEEDVAIIVSKWTGIPVSRMLESETKKLVHLEEHIKRRVVGQDEAVAAACNAVRRARAGLKDPNQPIGSFIFMGPTGVGKTELARALSEALFDDERAMVRLDMSEYMEKHSVARMIGAPPGYVGYEEGGQLTEVIRRRPYSVILLDEIEKAHPDVFNILLQILDEGRLTDGRGRTVNFRNTIIIMTSNIASSYINELAGPRTEEVKKKMEDALKAFFRPEFINRIDDVIIFRNLQKSDILRIVDIQVGRLKALLAEKKLEIILTDKAKEFIAEEGFDQAFGARPLKRALQRLIQNPLSLKLLEGDYNEGDTVVVDLSSKGDILFEKRMETPARN; encoded by the coding sequence GTGAGAGTCGATAGATTGACTTTGAAAGTACAGGAAGCTCTCCAGGAATCGCAGGAGATTGCCGGGCAGTACGATCACCCTGAGATCAAGCCAGAGCATCTGACGCTTGCCCTTCTCAGGCAACCGGAAGGGATCGCAAATGCAATCCTGAAAAAACTGGAGACCGACAGGAAGCTTATCCTGGCTGAATTGGAATCCTCTTTACAGAGAGAGCCGAGAGCCATTGGTGAAGGACTCTCACAGCCTGGCATCTCCTCATCACTTCAAAAGGCCCTAAATCGATCCTATAAAATTGCGGAAGACTTCAAGGATGATTATGTTTCTGCGGAACATGTTCTTCTTGCCATAGTGGAAGAACAGCGCGGAAAAGCTTCCGAAATTTTCAGAAGATGCGGAGTAACCTATGATCGGATCCTCCAGGCTCTGAAATCAGTTCGGGGATCACAGAGAGTGACGGACCAGAGTCCGGAGTCCAGATATCAGGCTCTGGAGAGATTCTCAAAGAATCTCACCGACCTTGCCCGTAAGGGGAAGCTTGATCCAGTCATCGGGCGGGACGATGAGATCCGGAGGGTCATTCAGGTCCTTTCGAGAAGGACGAAAAATAACCCCGTTCTCATCGGTGAGCCCGGGGTTGGCAAAACGGCCATCGTGGAAGGGCTGGCTCGACGGATCGCTAACGGTGATGTTCCTGATGGGTTGAAGAACAAGAAGGTCATAGCTCTCGACATCGGTGCTCTTGTCGCTGGAACGAAGTACAGAGGAGAGTTCGAGGACCGTTTGAAGGCGTTTCTCAAAGAGATCGAGGAAGCCTCCGGCGAGATCATACTCTTCATTGACGAGCTTCACACCCTTGTGGGCGCAGGAGCTGCAGAAGGCGCAGTGGATGCCTCCAATATGCTGAAGCCGGCTCTGGCAAGAGGAGAGCTCCGCTGTGTCGGCGCGACCACGCTGAACGAATACAAGAAGCACATCGAGAAAGACGCCGCGCTTGAAAGGCGGTTTCAGCCCGTTCTCGTCAAAGAGCCCACAGCGGAAGACACCATCACCATCCTGAGAGGTCTGAAGGAAAGGTATGAAGTCCATCATGGAGTCAGGATCCAGGACGGAGCCATCGTAGCCGCCGTTCTCCTCTCCAACAGATACATATCAGACCGCTTTCTCCCAGATAAAGCCATCGATCTCATCGATGAGGCCGCTTCCAGGCTCAGGATAGAAATAGATTCCATGCCGACCGAGATTGATGAGATACAGAGGAAGATCACGCAGCTCGAGATCGAATATGAGGCGCTCAAGAAAGAGGAAGACGAGATTTCGAAAGAACGGATGAAAAAGATATCCTTTGAGATCTCAAAACTGAAGGAAGATTTGAACGGGATGAAGCTACACTGGAATGCCGAGAAGGATAAGATCTCGAAAATCCGCAGAATAAAAGAAGAGATTGAAAACGTGAAGATCGAGGCGGAGAAAGCTGAGAGGGAGGGAGATCTCGGAAGGACGGCGGAACTGAGATATGGCAGGCTGCTGGAGCTGGGAAAGAAACTGGAGGAGGAAAACTCCTCCCTGGCCCAACTCCAGAGAGAGCAGAAGATGCTCAAAGAAGAAGTGGATGAGGAGGATGTCGCCATCATCGTATCCAAATGGACCGGGATCCCTGTCTCGCGGATGCTCGAGAGCGAGACGAAAAAGCTTGTCCACCTGGAGGAGCATATCAAGCGGAGAGTCGTGGGGCAGGACGAAGCGGTAGCAGCGGCCTGCAATGCGGTACGAAGAGCTCGCGCGGGATTGAAAGATCCTAATCAGCCGATCGGCTCTTTCATCTTCATGGGTCCGACTGGCGTCGGGAAGACCGAACTGGCAAGAGCTCTATCAGAGGCCCTCTTCGATGACGAGCGTGCCATGGTCCGTCTCGATATGTCCGAGTACATGGAAAAGCATTCCGTCGCCCGGATGATCGGCGCCCCTCCCGGTTACGTCGGTTATGAGGAGGGAGGGCAACTCACGGAGGTTATCAGAAGGAGACCTTACTCGGTCATCCTTCTCGATGAGATCGAGAAGGCCCATCCTGATGTCTTCAACATCCTTCTGCAGATCCTTGACGAGGGAAGGCTGACGGACGGGAGAGGGAGAACGGTCAACTTCAGGAATACCATCATCATAATGACCTCGAACATCGCTTCTTCCTATATCAACGAACTTGCGGGGCCAAGAACGGAAGAAGTAAAGAAGAAGATGGAAGATGCTCTGAAAGCCTTTTTCCGCCCCGAGTTCATCAACAGAATCGATGACGTCATCATCTTCAGGAATCTGCAGAAGAGTGATATTCTCAGGATCGTCGACATTCAGGTGGGCAGGCTCAAGGCTCTTCTCGCAGAAAAGAAGTTAGAGATCATCCTCACGGATAAAGCAAAAGAGTTCATAGCTGAGGAGGGATTCGACCAGGCATTCGGAGCAAGACCCCTCAAGAGGGCGCTCCAGAGGCTAATTCAAAATCCCCTCTCGCTGAAACTGCTTGAAGGAGATTATAATGAAGGCGATACTGTCGTGGTAGACCTCTCTTCAAAGGGGGATATCCTCTTCGAAAAGAGGATGGAAACACCGGCAAGAAATTGA
- a CDS encoding Hsp20/alpha crystallin family protein, translating to MAITRWDPFRDLLALQERMNKLFEDSLSRSRAMEEGLSAGAWSPSVDIYEIADRIVLKVDLPGMKQDEIELKVENYMLTIKGERQLEKETKREDYLRIERAYGAFSRSFTLPNTVDVDRIMAEHKNGVLEVVIPKKEETKSKKIKVEIK from the coding sequence ATGGCTATCACAAGATGGGATCCTTTCAGAGATCTGCTGGCCTTGCAGGAGAGAATGAATAAACTTTTCGAAGATTCTCTTTCCAGGTCGAGAGCCATGGAAGAGGGGCTCTCCGCTGGAGCATGGAGCCCTTCCGTGGATATTTATGAAATTGCGGACAGGATCGTCCTGAAGGTGGACCTCCCCGGAATGAAACAGGATGAGATCGAGTTGAAAGTCGAGAATTACATGCTCACGATCAAGGGAGAGAGACAGCTTGAAAAAGAGACAAAGAGGGAGGATTACCTCAGGATCGAACGTGCTTACGGGGCATTTTCGAGAAGCTTCACCCTCCCTAACACCGTTGATGTGGACAGGATAATGGCCGAGCACAAGAACGGTGTTCTGGAAGTCGTTATTCCCAAAAAGGAAGAAACGAAGTCGAAAAAGATCAAAGTCGAGATCAAATAG
- the htpX gene encoding zinc metalloprotease HtpX → MANSFKTAILLGLLTGLILVVGSLLGGQQGMLIALVFAGIMNFVSYWFSDKIVLAMYRAKEIQESEAPDLHSIVGRLAARASIPKPKIYIMPAEAPNAFATGRNPAHAAVAVTGGLLNLLTEEELEGVIAHEMAHVRNRDILIGSIAATIAGAIMFLANMARWAALFGGYGGRNREEGGNAFALLFMAILAPIAAVLIQMAIARSREYQADASGANFAGNPQGLARALEKLGKYSGRIPMEANPATSHMFIVKPLSAGSLLNLFSTHPPIEERIRRLLSRSF, encoded by the coding sequence ATGGCAAATTCGTTCAAAACAGCTATACTTCTGGGGCTTCTCACAGGGCTCATCCTCGTCGTCGGAAGCCTTCTGGGTGGTCAGCAGGGCATGCTCATTGCCCTTGTTTTTGCCGGGATCATGAACTTTGTCAGTTACTGGTTTTCCGATAAGATAGTCCTCGCAATGTACCGGGCGAAGGAAATCCAGGAATCCGAAGCTCCCGATCTGCATTCCATCGTTGGAAGGCTTGCCGCAAGGGCCAGCATTCCGAAGCCGAAGATCTACATCATGCCGGCTGAGGCTCCCAACGCCTTTGCGACGGGAAGAAACCCGGCTCATGCTGCGGTAGCAGTGACCGGAGGGCTCCTCAATCTTCTCACGGAAGAAGAGCTTGAAGGCGTCATCGCCCACGAGATGGCTCATGTGAGGAACAGGGATATCCTCATTGGATCGATCGCAGCCACGATCGCGGGAGCAATCATGTTTCTTGCGAACATGGCAAGATGGGCAGCACTCTTCGGTGGATACGGAGGCAGGAATCGCGAAGAGGGAGGAAATGCCTTTGCTCTTCTCTTCATGGCTATCCTGGCTCCGATTGCTGCCGTTCTGATACAGATGGCCATTGCGAGATCGCGCGAATACCAGGCCGATGCTTCGGGGGCAAATTTTGCCGGGAACCCTCAGGGTCTGGCAAGGGCGCTGGAGAAACTCGGGAAATATTCCGGAAGGATTCCCATGGAGGCCAATCCCGCCACCAGCCACATGTTCATCGTGAAGCCGTTATCGGCGGGATCCCTCCTGAACCTTTTCAGCACGCATCCTCCCATCGAGGAGAGGATCCGCCGTCTTCTCAGCAGAAGCTTTTAA
- a CDS encoding trypsin-like peptidase domain-containing protein — translation MKKRKIALIPAIFFVVLILFPDSEAFPQAQRRSGIVQVAEKAGPAVVNISTEQKLEDNPFFDSHLRSFFRDFFFEAPQEEYVQNSLGSGVIIDGKGYILTNEHVIMGASRIRISLADKREFFAEVAGTDPSSDLAVLKINATDPLPSIRLGRSDDLMIGETVIAIGNPFGFSNTVTTGVVSALGRKLKARNGERIYSDFIQIDAAINPGNSGGALLNIEGELIGINTAIISEAEGIGFAIPIDRAKKVFYELVSYGEVRPLWLGMEVATLDAELKRYLKTTESKGTVVVKVFSGSPAESTGIRVGDIITRIGNEELDSKEDYDTIISKHNIGDRVVLSISGKGGFRTSALTIGDFPSRRFSFEKLGMEVSSTRSSIFSIVTGSRSKGVVISRIKPGGPADRRGLERGDIIIQIDNNFIDSVEDYNKLLPKLLSRRSIYMLIVRGRYSYRLTMELD, via the coding sequence ATGAAAAAAAGAAAGATCGCCTTGATCCCTGCCATTTTTTTCGTCGTTCTCATTTTATTTCCGGATTCCGAGGCTTTTCCTCAAGCTCAGCGTAGAAGCGGCATCGTGCAGGTGGCAGAGAAGGCTGGACCTGCCGTAGTGAATATCTCGACTGAACAGAAGCTCGAGGATAATCCTTTCTTCGACTCCCACCTAAGAAGTTTCTTCAGAGATTTTTTCTTTGAGGCTCCCCAAGAGGAATACGTACAAAACTCCCTTGGCTCGGGAGTTATTATTGATGGCAAAGGGTACATTCTCACAAATGAACATGTCATCATGGGAGCTTCCCGAATCAGAATCTCCCTTGCGGACAAGCGAGAGTTCTTTGCCGAAGTGGCTGGTACGGACCCTTCGTCTGACCTGGCTGTTCTCAAGATCAATGCCACAGATCCACTTCCCTCCATCAGGCTTGGGCGCTCCGATGACCTGATGATCGGAGAAACAGTAATCGCCATCGGGAATCCCTTTGGCTTCTCCAATACGGTGACGACAGGGGTCGTCTCCGCCCTCGGAAGAAAGCTGAAGGCGAGGAACGGGGAAAGGATTTACAGCGACTTCATCCAGATCGATGCGGCAATAAACCCCGGGAACAGCGGTGGCGCGCTCCTTAACATCGAGGGGGAACTTATTGGCATCAACACGGCCATTATAAGCGAGGCTGAGGGGATCGGTTTTGCCATTCCGATCGACAGGGCGAAGAAGGTTTTCTATGAACTCGTCAGTTACGGCGAAGTACGCCCTCTCTGGCTTGGAATGGAAGTGGCCACGCTCGATGCTGAACTGAAGAGATACTTAAAAACCACGGAATCAAAAGGGACCGTCGTAGTCAAAGTATTCTCGGGAAGCCCCGCCGAATCAACCGGGATCAGAGTGGGAGACATCATCACCAGGATCGGGAATGAAGAGTTGGATTCCAAGGAAGATTACGACACGATCATCAGCAAACACAACATTGGCGATCGCGTCGTTCTTTCCATCAGCGGAAAAGGAGGATTTAGAACCTCCGCACTCACCATCGGAGACTTTCCCAGCAGGAGATTCTCCTTCGAGAAACTTGGGATGGAAGTCTCCTCCACCAGATCAAGTATCTTCAGCATCGTCACTGGCTCTCGATCCAAAGGAGTAGTCATTTCCAGGATCAAGCCGGGAGGACCGGCAGATCGAAGGGGACTCGAGAGGGGTGACATAATCATTCAGATCGACAATAACTTCATCGATAGCGTCGAGGATTACAACAAGTTGCTCCCGAAGCTCCTCTCGAGGAGGAGCATCTATATGCTTATAGTGCGCGGGAGATACAGTTACCGTTTGACGATGGAGCTTGATTAA
- a CDS encoding nucleotide exchange factor GrpE, translating to MDNIKEEKAEKKKGGTGKGNGDEKALADKKPFKVIDKRFWTKKEKGEATEEGKEPELYPSYVEELKASKEESEKKLLEYIQAFKRIQAEHEEYRMRLKRDIDKKVAASKREIFMKLLEMLDNLDRAILSASNTNDQSRLLEGIVIARDQFLSILNREGVEKMKLLGATFDPNLAEAMIVEEVNDPSKNNLILEEIQPGYTFQGQTLRAAKVKVAKTLTNSKKASPKEE from the coding sequence ATGGATAATATTAAAGAAGAAAAAGCAGAAAAGAAAAAAGGCGGCACCGGAAAAGGCAACGGAGATGAAAAGGCACTAGCCGATAAGAAACCATTCAAGGTCATCGACAAGAGATTCTGGACGAAGAAAGAAAAGGGAGAAGCAACTGAAGAAGGAAAGGAACCGGAACTCTACCCGAGCTATGTGGAAGAGCTCAAGGCCAGCAAAGAGGAAAGCGAGAAGAAGCTCCTGGAGTACATTCAAGCCTTCAAGAGGATTCAGGCCGAGCATGAAGAGTACAGGATGCGATTGAAAAGAGATATTGACAAGAAGGTTGCAGCCAGCAAGAGGGAAATATTCATGAAGCTCCTGGAGATGCTCGATAACCTGGACAGGGCCATTCTGTCAGCCAGCAACACCAACGACCAAAGCAGACTCCTCGAGGGAATTGTCATCGCCAGAGACCAGTTCCTGTCCATCCTGAACAGGGAGGGAGTGGAGAAGATGAAACTTCTGGGAGCCACTTTTGATCCGAACTTAGCCGAAGCGATGATAGTCGAAGAAGTCAACGATCCATCAAAGAACAATCTGATCTTAGAAGAGATTCAGCCCGGCTACACGTTCCAGGGACAGACCTTGCGCGCCGCCAAGGTAAAAGTGGCGAAAACCCTGACCAACAGTAAAAAGGCTTCCCCGAAGGAAGAATGA